In Campylobacter porcelli, the sequence TACTAAAAATGGGGTAAATGAAGGAAAATATATCTATAAAGGCTATGATATACTAACATACAAAAGCGGTAAAAGGGGCGTTAGATACCAATTTGAAAATGTAGATCCAAATAGCAAAACTCCTAAATTTATTCAATTTAGCGATCACGAGATCACTCCTACTAAGGTGTCTCACTTCCATATCTATATGGGAGATGATAGCTTTAAAAAATTGAGTTTAGAGCTAGAAAATTGGCCTACTTTTTATAAAACTAGTATGACAAAAGCAGATATAGTAGAAGATATGCTAGAGCATATAGATAGCAATTTTGATTCTCACATATGGCTTGATCCTATACTTGTTAAAATCCAAGCAAAAAATATAGCCGATGCTCTAATATCCCACTATCCAAAAAATAGAGCTTTATATGAGGAAAATTTAGCTAAATTTTATAATGAGCTTGATATGCTAGATAGCTATATAAAAGAGCAGCTAAATGGTATAAAAAATAGAAATTTCATAGTTTATCACCCATCTTGGGCCTATTTTGCTAAGAGATACAATCTTAATCAAATAGCCATAGAGACTGAAGGCAAAGAGCCTAAACCAACTCAACTAGCAAATTTGATTAAAGAGGCCAAAGAAGAAAATGCTAAAGTTATATTTGTAGCGCCACAATTTTCAAAAAAAGCGGCCAAACTCATTGCCGATGAAGTAGGAGCAAATGTCGTAGAGATAGATCCATTGGCTAAAGATTGGATAAAAAATATGAAAAATACAGCAGATGCTTTTAAAAAAAGTTTATAAGATTAATTTTGTTATAAACTATATTAAATTTATCTAAACTACTATAATTCAAATTTCATCTTGGAGCTAATATCATACTTAGCTCCTTGAAATCTAAATTTCACCCTATTTGAGTGGAGCATAAGCCTACTTGCTCCAGTTAAATTTATACGCTCATTTAGGCTCATTTTACCATCTAAAATTCTCTCTATATCACATCGCTCAAGCCCATAAATAGGATCGCCTAAAATTCTATGTTTCACATAAAACATAT encodes:
- a CDS encoding metal ABC transporter solute-binding protein, Zn/Mn family; translated protein: MKKLISVLCIGAAFLHAKPVVTTSILPTKYFVEQIAGDSVNINHMVNPDSDPHIYEPRPEQMKNLEKSDIFFAVGMEYENSWLPKFAKNYPNLDIVKTQKDVPMLSSVDHKHHDHQHDNHKEHKKSYDGIFDDKDIKDRDISDWNGEYNSIYPYLLDGSFDIVLKAKASAPNSNKNFKEYKEYYKKGYKSDINRIVINNENISFHTKNGVNEGKYIYKGYDILTYKSGKRGVRYQFENVDPNSKTPKFIQFSDHEITPTKVSHFHIYMGDDSFKKLSLELENWPTFYKTSMTKADIVEDMLEHIDSNFDSHIWLDPILVKIQAKNIADALISHYPKNRALYEENLAKFYNELDMLDSYIKEQLNGIKNRNFIVYHPSWAYFAKRYNLNQIAIETEGKEPKPTQLANLIKEAKEENAKVIFVAPQFSKKAAKLIADEVGANVVEIDPLAKDWIKNMKNTADAFKKSL